GCCAACCATTCCACCCACGCCTGCAGCTCGCGAAAGCGCATTGACCAGCCTCAGGCGAGCGTCCGCCGGCAGGTCGGTTTCCGGCGCTGATATCACATCGAAAGCCAGTGTCAGCAACGCATCGCCCGCCAGGATCGCTGTCGCCTCATCGAAAGCGATGTGAACGGTGGGCTGGCCGCGGCGAAGATCATCATCGTCCATGGCAGGCAGATCGTCATGAACCAGCGAATAGCAATGAATGCACTCAAGCGCGGCGGCGACCCGAAGCGCGGCGTCCTCCGGTGCCCCCAGCATGCGTGCTGTTTCGATCACCAGAAACGGACGCAACCTCTTGCCGCCATTGAGGACCCCGTGACGCATAGCCAGGATCAGATGTGCGGGACGCGCAATTTCGCCATCAAGCGGGGCCTCGCCCAACAAGGCCTCGAGAGCCGCAGCGACCTGTGCGGCTGCAGAATCGAGGCGAATGGCGAATGTGTCAGATACCGATTTTTCCATTGACGTTTCTTGCCATGCGGCAGCCTCTGCGGCAACGGCTTATGCATGTCCGGACGCAACGCCAATGCCTATGCACATTGCGTAATATGGCGGGCTCTGGCCTTGGCAGCCCAAGACCGCTAAGAACGAGCCCATCAACAACCCCCGTCCCAGCATCTTCGTTCAGGACCTTCAAGGTGGCCAAAGCAAAGCGCACCGCAACCGAGACCCCTCGCCGCAAAGGCTCGGCCCGGAACCCTCGCTCATGGGTGCGGCGCGGCGTCGGCTGGCTGGCCTTCATTGTGATGGCGGTGCTGGTGCTGCCCTATCTGCTCATTCCTCTCTACGCGTGGAACCAGGTTCGCCCGGTCTCGACCCTGATGCTGGCCGAAACGGCTTCAGGCCGCAGCTATGAGCGCCAATGGGTGGATTTTGACAGCGTTGCCCCGGTGCTTGTGCAATCGGTAATGATGTCCGAAGACGGACAGTTCTGCACCCATTCCGGCATCGATTGGGAGGCACTCAATCTGGTCATAGACGAGGCGCTGGACGGGGAAGCCACCCGTGGCGCCAGCACGATCGCGATGCAGACGGCAAAGAACCTGTTCCTGCCGCGCACACGCTCGGTGGTCCGCAAGGCGCTGGAGATCCCCATGGCCATGTGGATGGATGTGGTCTGGTCAAAACGACGGCTGATGGAAATCTACCTCAACATCGCCGAATGGGCGCCGGGCGTCTATGGCATCGAAGCCGCCGCGCAGGCTTATTTTGGTGTCCCCGCAGCCAAATTGTCGGCACGCCAGTCTGCCCTTCTCGCCGTAACCTTGCCCAACCCGATCAAACGCAATGCCGCCAACCCCTCGCGCGGCATGCTGCGGCTGGCCGGAATCATCGAGGGGCGCGCGCGCCAATCCGGCGCATACATCAAATGCCTTTATGATTGAGTTCAAACAATTTTGCTTTTTGGAACGGAGCCGGCATGAAACATTCTAGTCTCACGGTCCAGTCTGTCGAAATTTGAGGAAGCCCAACAACCATGCCAGATCCCATTCTCTACATTGGCAACAAGAACTATTCATCCTGGTCGTTCAGACCATGGATCGGCATGCGAGCCACGGGCATTGCCTTCGAGGAGAGGCTGGTGCCGTTTGACATGGAGAATGGCAATCCGGACTTCCAGACCTTCTCCCCCACCGGCAAGGTGCCGGTTCTTGTCGATGGAGACCTGACCATCTGGGAATCGCTGGCGATCCTCGATCACGCCGCGCGCTTGTATCCGCAATCTCACCTCTGGCCCGAAAACACAGCGTTTCGCAGCCAGGCCATGGCCATGAGCTCGGAGATGGTGTCGTCCTTCATGGCGCTGCGTTCAGCATGCCCGATGAACATGCGCCGCGAACGCAAGCCGATAGAGGTCACGCCAGCCATCGCCAAAGATGTAAACCGCATCCAGTCGCTGTGGAGCTCAAGCCTTGAGAAGAGTGGCGGACCATTCCTGTTCGGCACCTTTTCCATCGCCGATGCGATGTTCGCACCGGTGGTCAACCGGCTTGATGTCTACGCCTTCGAAACGATGCCGGAGGTGCGCGCCTATATGGACACCATGAAAGCACTGCCCGCCTGGCAAGAATGGGAAACGGCGGGCCGGGCCGAGCCCTGGGTGGTCGCCGAGGATGAGGCCTGACCCCGCAGAGCCGGTCGAACCGCACTTTGACTCCATCGAAGGCAAAAAAATCGGACCACACGCTGGTCAAACCCGGAAATGCCATGTATATGCTCGGCAAATTTCCGAAATCGACATGTGTCAGTTTCGGCCCCTGGGTCGGCCGTTGATCATGTCTTGATGTTGAACTGGAGTTCGTCATGGCTGTTCCGAAGCGAAAAACCACCCCGTCCAAGCGCGGCATGCGCCGCTCGGCAGACGCGATCAAGGCCCCGACCTATGTCGAGGACAAGAATTCCGGCGAACTGCGCCGTCCGCACCACATTGACCTTAAGACGGGCATGTACCGCGGCCGTCAGGTGCTGACGCCGAAGGAAAGCGCATAAGCCTTTCCTGCCGCCGACGGCCTGGCGCCTCACGGCAGAATCATTCTGAATGGAAAGCCGGCTCCCTGTGGGCCGGTTTTTTGCGTTTGCGGAATGCGGACATACCAGCTGTCCACCCAGACGTTGCAATGTCTTGAAAAAACGAGGCTTTGGAAGAGTTCTCCCATAAAAAACGCCCGGTAGCCGAAGCTTCCGGGCGCGATAACGTTGTCAGTCAGCCAAAGGCTCACTGATGACCGTTTGTGCTATTCAGGCAGCCTGAATGTTCTGCACGGCGGTCTTGCCGGTGCGGCGGTCTTCGGCGGTGTCGAACGAGACCTTCTGGCCTTCGGCCAGACCGCGCATGCCTGCGCGCTCGAGAGCGGTCGCATGGACGAAAACGTCCTTGCTGCCGTCGTCAGGAGCGATAAAGCCGAAGCCTTTTTGATCATTGTAGAATTTAACGGTACCGATTTGCATGGAAGGTCCTTTGTGTCCATGAATGTAGTTGCTCACGCGAGCGCTATCGAAAGCGCTCGGCGCGTGCGTTTGTCATCGAATTGAAGTGAAGTGTTGAGCGTGTCGCCGCGTCAAGCGGCCCGCGACCAAGTCGTCCGGTCAAAATCGATAAGCTCAACGTACACGCTTTTCACCCTATACACAAGCAAAAGCGGAAATCGCTCTCCCGGCCACAATCGGCAACAGGCTGCGGGCCGGCAATTCGGCCCGCACGGCCTGCCTCAAGCGGCAGCCGCTGCGGGCGCGGCCACCCGCTCACGCAACATGCGGAACGACACCAGCCGACGGCGATCTTCATCCCAAAGCGCCAGCGGCACGCAACGGAAGCTCTGCCATATCGTCAGCCGACCAATTTCTGCCAGTTCCGGGAAATCCCTGAGCACCTGTGGCAACCGGTAGAACGGAATGCGGCTGGAAAGGTGGTGTACGTGGTGGATCCCAATGTTGCCGGTCACCCACATCAACGGCTTGGGCAGATCGTAGAACGAGCTGCCGTGCAGCGCGGAATGCTCCCGCTCCCATTCCGGGGCATGATCCCATTCCGTCGGATTGAACTGATGCTGGACATAGAACATCCAGACCCCGATCGACGCACCGATCAGCATGATCGGAAGATGGATGATCAGGAAAGCCTTGAAGCCGACCAGAAAGCCAAGCCCGATCCACATCGCAGCAATGGCGAGATTTGTCACCATGACGCTGGTCCAGGACATGACACCGTCCTTGAGTGCTGCCACCGGCAAGCGGTGCTCGAGCATGAAGATGAATGCCGGCCCGAGTCCAAACATCACCAGTGGATGCCGGTAGAGCCGGTACTTGAGGCGTCCGAAGCGCGACAAGGCCAGATATTCCTTGACCGTCAGCGTATCGATGTCTCCCACCCCGCGGCGGTCGAGATTTCCCGATCCGGCATGATGGATCGCGTGCGAACGGCGCCAGTAGTCGTAAGGTGTCAGCGTCAGCACGCCGAGCGCACGTCCGATGCGGTCATTCCATTTGGCTGTCGTGAACATCGAGCCATGGCCACAGTCATGCTGGATAATGAACAGGCGAACCATCATCAGCGCAGCCGGAATAGACAACATCAGCGCCAGAACAACGCTGAAGGACAGCGCATACCACATCAAAACCCACAAACCGATCAGGAGACTCAGCGTCAGAACCGTCTCGAAAGCGCTCCGCCGGTTGTCGGGTTGCCTGTAAGGTTGCAAACGCCGCACCCAATCCCGCGCTGATCCTGTCGCCATACGTTAAACTCCCAAACCATTTTCTTTTGCGGCCTTTGGTGTTTATCACCGGCCGCGGGAAACATTTGGGGAGGGCCTTACCACGTCAATTTGACAAAGACATCCCTTTCCATGGTCTTGCGATGCTTTCACGATGTGTCACTTGGTCACGATGAGTGTTACCGGCAAGGCGGTTTACCTGATAGTGCAGACGAGCTAAGCATTATTTAAATCGATTGAAAACGAGATACGCATGTCCGAAAGCTCCATCGCCATCCGAAGCCTGATGACCCGGGAACGCTCGGCCGTATCACTGATTTTTCTCGCCAATGGCTTCCTGATCGGCAGCTGGGCACCGAAAATCCCCGAATTCGCGTCCCGTCTCGGGCTGGATGAAAGTGAACTGGGCTTGATGATTCTTTGCTTTGGCATCGGCTCACTCTGCGCCATGGCGCTTGTTGGCGTGGCGATCGCGCGAAACGGCTCCCAGCAGGTTGTTCGCATTCTGGCGGCAATCGCAACACCAAGCCTGCTGGTTCTCACACTTGCACCATCCATCTGGTCCGCAGCTCTCGTGCTGTTCGCGCTGGGTGCGCTGATCGGCGGCATGGATGTCGCCATGAATGCCAATGCCGTGGAAGTGGAAAAACAGGAGCGCCGGGCCATCATGTCCTCCTGCCATGGCTTCTGGAGCCTGGGCGGCGTGCTCGGCGCAGCCCTTGGCGGCCTTCTGATCTCGGTCTTTGGCGTGTTCACCCATTCGCTGCTTGTGAGCCTGTTAACTGCAATTATGGTGGCTTTTGCCTGGCCCCGTGTTCTGGCCGACCCGACCACTGCACCAGCGGATGCGGCACACCACCCCAAGGACCCGGCCCGCCCACGCGGTCTGTCTGGCCTGGGCGCAACGGTTTGGCTCACCGGCATCATCTGCCTGATCATGATGACACCGGAAGGCGCAATTCTTGATTGGGGCGCGCTTTACATGCGCCAGGAGCTCGGTGCGAGTCCGGCCATGTCAGGCCTGGCCTTCGGTGCATTCTCCGCAGCAATGGCCATGATGCGATTTATGGGAGACCTGGTGCGTGATCGCTTTGGCGCGGTCCGGACATTTCGCGTTTCATCGCTGCTTGCCATCCTTGGCCTGTCCCTGGCCGGGATGGCTCCATCACCAGCCTGGGCCATTGCGGGCTTCGCAATCACCGGGCTGGGGCTCGCAAACACCGTCCCGATCGCGTTCTCCGCTGCCGGCAACCTGCCCGGACTGCCCCGGGGACTGGCGATTTCGGTTGTCACCTTCATGGGCTATTCCGGCATCCTGTTCGCGCCGTCGATCATCGGCTTCATCGCCGAACATACAGGCTTTGCGGTGATCTACCTCAGCCTCACCGTGCTGATCGCCCTCGCCATCGGCTTCTCGGGCATCACCCGGCACGCAGACCGGCCAACCGGTTCATAGCCGGAAGCGCCAGATACATACATGGAAACCGGGATCAGCGGCCCCTTCAGGCTGCTTCGCCGCGAAGGGTGTCGGGAGTCTTCGTATTCGCCAGGTCCGGCCTGGCGAAGCAGGTTTGCCCGCGCCCCATCTCCTTGGCCCGGTAAAGCGCACCATCAGCGCACTTGATCACCGACTTTGCCGTAAGCGCATCGTCAGGCCACCAGGCAACACCGACGCTGGCGCCAACATCCGCCATTCCCCCTTCAAAAAGAACTGGAAGAGAAACGCTTTCGATCAGCTGCTCGCACCGTCGCAGCACATGTTCCCGGTCCAACTCATGATAAAGCAGGACGATAAATTCATCACCGCCAATCCGTGCGGTCATGCCAGCATCGCCAATGGTCCGTGAGATCCGCGAGCCGATGATTTTCAGGACAGTATCACCCGCATGATGACCATAGGTATCATTGACCACCTTGAAGCGGTCGAGATCGACGCAAAGGATAGCACACCGGTCCTGCTGACCCTTCTCGATTATGGCCTCAAGTGCCAGATCGAACTGCACCCGATTTGGCAGCTCTGTCAGCGGGTCATGCTGGGCCAGAAACCGGTTCTTGGCTTCACTCTCCTGCAGCGCGCTCAATGCGGCGCTTGAGCGTCTGGCAACCAGCAGCACCGCTGCCGAAGCCACAACCAGCAGCCCGAGCAAAGGGGCGATCGCCCTGTTCAGAATGACCGCGGATGGATGATCGATTTTCCAGACTGCGTGAATGTCATGTTGATCCCCCTCAATTCCAACAGGTATGGAAGCGTGGCCGTGGGGGATCGCGTCTCCGGTGGCGAAGCCAAACCCTTCGAGGTCAGGGCTGGAATGCAAACTGGAATCCGACAAAAGCGTCACCGGTTTCAGCGTCACCAGAACAAGCGGTGCACCATCGGGCAGCACCACATCACGATCGGGGATGATGGCCTGGGCGACGACAAAGCTTATCCGCCCTTCGACCGGGCGAATGTCGGCAACATAGAGCGGGTTGGATTCGTCCAGCGGGTTTCCAGGGATCACATATCCACCATTCTTGGCTCTACGCCGCTCCATGTAGTTTTGCTGCGCCTTGGCCACCAGATCCGCAGTCCCCGCAAGTACTGTATCACCTGCAGACGGCTCCAGGACTTCATCCCTGTGAACCAGGGCCACAGGCGCACCGTCCGGAGACACCACAACCGTGGTGTTGATCTTGAAATCATCCCACAGCCAGCCAGCGATTTCCTCCTCTATGAACCGCTCGTCGACAGGCTCGGACAGGGCGCGCACCGCCGTGTCCCAATAGGATATCTGCGCCTGATCGCGCGCCAGAAGCGTCAGGTGACTCTCGACATCACGCCGCAGGACGGCCTTTTCGCCCTCCAGATGCGCCTCATCGGCAATCACGCCGGCCATCGTCAGGATCAGGAAACTCGAAAGGGCAAACGCAATGATCACCACCCCACACCAAAGATACACAGCATGGCTCAGACTGGGCATGAATCGCAAAACAGCATTCGACATGCAGACACCCTCTTTGTTGAGGGACATTTGATCATGGAAACCTGAAACCCGGGCTAACCGGCTTGGTTAGCGTTTCGCAAATTCATCAGCTGCAAGTTCGCCCACGAAATCAGGCGAGAGTCGCACGGCAACTTTGCCGACAAGTGCCATCTTGATGAGATGGTCGTGTCCATCAAGGGACACAGATACTGGCTATGGCGCGCCGTCGATGCCAACGGCTACGTCCTCGACGCTATCCTTCAAAGCCGCAGAAATCGGAAGGCCACTCTCCGGTTGATGCGAAAGCTGAGCTGATCCCTGGCGTCGAACATTGCTCGCATAAAGGTTTGAACAATCGCGCAGAGAACTCTCACCTTACTGTGCGACGACGAGAAAAGCGAATGGTGCGGTTCAAACCGGCGCGCCAATGCCAGCGTTTCGTCTTAAACCACGGTCAGATCGGCAATCTTCTCCATCTTCATCGAAAACATCGTACCGCAACCGATGATCGCCAGCTTCGCGCCTATACCACTACGGCCTGGTGGGAAATCGCTGTGTTGATCGAGGCCTGAAAGCTCCGTCAAAGGCTGCTTTCACTCCAGACTCGATTAAGGCGACGCCACCACGAAAACCGCTGTAGAGAAAGCGTTGCAACCGCTTGGAATTTCGCGGTTCGTTATTATTAAAGGCTGTAATTTGTCGGTCCCAGCGTTAAACAAGCCGATATTGCTTCGCCTTGTTGCGCAAGAAAGGCAGGCCACGGTCCATCACCTCCTCAAAGCTCCGGGCAACCGGACGCCAGACGGCAAGACCATGTGCAATCTGTGGGGGCATATTTACAAAACTCTCCATGGCCAAGCCGCCTTTGAAACCAATTGCAGCTAACGCGCCAAAAACCTCGTCCCAGTCACAACATCCCTCACCGGGAGTCCCACGGTCACTTTCAGAGAGATGAATATAGCGCAGGTGCTCGCGGGCATCGAGGATGCCGTTGGCAACACCCTTTTCCTCTATGTTCATATGATAGGTGTCCAGATGAATAAAGATATTGTCGGACCCCACCTTTTCGATCATGTCGCGCGCCTGCCAGGCAGTATTGATAAGGTGGGTCTCATAACGATTCACCGGTTCAATCCCAAAGGCTATGCCGCGGCTTTTCGCGTGGCGTGCTGCCTCTGTCAGAGCATAAGCGACGTTGTCATACTCGGCCTGGGTTGGGGGAAAGCCACTGCGCTCTCCTATGCCGCCATAAGTTACCCCCGAAAGCGCTTCCGCCCCCAGACGGGCGGCAGTATCGATTGCGTCTTTGAGATGCGCGATGCCCCCCTCCGGGTTGACCGAGCACCAGTTCTCCTTGGGCAAGCCGAGCGAACAGACGGCCCGCAAGCCATGCTTTTCAAGAAGGCCCCGCGTATGGTCCGCATCAACGACCGAGCTATCAAGAAGCGCGATCTCGATGAAATCCATACCGTAGCGCGCAGCCTCCGGAATGGTCCGTGCCGCGCCGTCCCGGTCCCAGTGCATCGTCCACATGCTTGTGTGAACACCAAATCCCTGCATACCAGCCTCCTGTGCCCTCAAAGGTCTTTCAACGCCGTCCGCAGGTCACGATCCGCATGCTGAAGCGCCAGATAGGCCTTGAACCGCGCGTCGTGATGCCGGGCGAAGCCCTCTCCAGCGGGTTCGAAACGCTTTCCGATATGCGACATGGTCTTCATGCAGTCTTGCAACGAGCCATAATGCCCGGATGCAACCCCACCCAGCATGGCCGCTCCAAGAAGCACCGGCTCGGGACATGTGATCGAAAGGATCGGCACTCCGCTTGCATCAGCCAGAAGTTGCTTCATCATATCGCTTTCACCAGCCCCGCCGCTAATGACGACAGCATGGGGCGCGAAATCATGCGCGCGCTGCGCCTCGATGATCTGTCGCAGCCCATAACCAACCCCGAAAATTCCGGCAATGTAAGACGCCAGAAGATCATCAAATCCAGTCTCCAATGTAAGGCCGGAGACAACCGCCGTAGCATGAGGATCAGCATAGGGTGCCCGGTTGCCCAAAAACTCGGGCACGATGATCCGCGCGCCAGCCATAGTCACAGCACTGCTCAAATCAGGGCAGCGTCGCTGAGCTTCGCTGATCAGATAGGCCTGAACAGTCTGATTGGCAGCATCGGCGCGGGCCTGCGCTTCCGCACGGGCGGGATGACAACTGATCAGATGCGCAATGGCTTCGCCGGCGGCAGACTGACCGCCTTCACTGAGCCACAGCCCCGGAACCATTGCCGAGTAATAGGGACCCCAGACGCCCGATACAAAATGCGGTTGCACCGAGGACGCCATGGTGCAGGCAGAGGTTCCGAAGACATAGCCCATCATCACCTCGGGGCCAGAATCCTTGTCTGCGCCGACAGTCCCGATGCCGCCGGCATGCGCATCTATCAGCCCTGCCCCGACTGGCGTTCCCGGGCGAAGACCAAGGGCTTTCGCGGCCGCATCACTCAAACCATTGCCCAAGGGTGTACCCGGAGCCACAATCGTCTGGCCAATACGGGCATAGTCCTCACTTGCCAGTTCTTCCAACCCGATCTGACGGAAGTAACTGGAATCCCACCTGTCTTCATGGCCCAGATAGGTCCATTTGCACGCCACCGTACAGGCAGAGCGCGTCAGCGATCCTGTTGCAGCCCAGGTCAGAAAATCGGCCAGGTCAAAAAACTGCCCCGCTAATGCAAAATTCTCCGGCAGGTTCTCCTTGAGCCAGAGCAGTTTCGGCGTTTGCATTTCCGGTGAAATCCGCCCGCCGACATAGTCAAGCACGCGGTGACCCGCAGCATTGATCCGCTCTGCCTGATCCATGGCACGATGATCCATCCAAACGATCACATTGCGTTCCGCGTCTTTCGTCAGACTGACAGAAAGCGGCTGCATCTGCCCGTCCAACATCACCAGAGAGCATGCGGCGTCAAAACCCAGGCCTTTGATTTGATCGGCCTGCACCCCAGCCTGCGCGACGCAATCCCGGACCGAACGACAAACGGCGTCCCAGATATTGACGGAAGATTGCTCGGCAATCTCGCCCGTTTCACGCCACATCCGGATGTCGTGTTTCCGACTGGCCAGCAGGGTTCCCACCGCATCGAAAATTCCGGCGCGTGCACTACCGGTTCCGACATCCACTCCGACAAAAAAAGGACCCGCCATCTACAGATCCACAGCGTTGGGCAAGAGTACCAAGTCGCGAATGGTCACATTTGAAGGCCTTGTCAGCATGAAAACCACGCAGTCGGCGACTTCCTTAGGCTGCATCAGGCTGCCTTCAGCCAAAGCCTGCTCCATCTTTGCCTTGGGCCAGTCATCGAGCAGGGCCGTGACCACAGGACCGGGCAAAATCGCTCCCACCCTGACCCCATGCTTGGACATCTGCCGCCGCACCGTATGAGTAAAGGCCTGCACTGCATGTTTGGAGGCCGTATAGATCGGCTCCCAGACCACCGGCACAATCCCGGCAATCGAGCTGGTGAGAACAACATCTCCAGCTTTTTGTGCGGCAAAATGCGGCAGAACCGCATGGATCGAGCGGAAGGCCGCATTGATGTTGAGGTTGAGCACCAGGTCCCACTGGTCCGGATCAGCTTCAAGGACATCACCCCCGACATAGGCTCCCGCATTGGCGTGGAACACATCAAGCCGGCCTGCCGCGTCCAAGATCTGCGGCAGCATCTGCGCCACACTCTCAGGCTTCAACAGGTCGGTGACGATGGGGTAGGCTCCCTGGCCCAGATCGTCGCAAACCTTGTTCAGAGCTGCGGCATCACGATCGACCAAGGCAACCCGCGCACCGGCTGCCAGGCATTCAGTCGCACAAGCCAGCCCTATGCCCGATGCCGCACCCGTGATTGCAACGACCTTGCCCTTCAGATCACCCATCTCAACCCCTCCCTATATGCTTGAATGACCGCCTTCGATCATCATGACCGCGCCATTGACGAGGTCTGATGCCGGTGAGGCCAGATAAAGCGCCATATCCGCAATCTCGACCGGCTTACCAAACCGCCCCAGGGGGGTCCGTGCGATGAACGGATCCTTTTTCTCAGGCGCCGACCAGAGTTCCTTGCCCATTTCAGTCAACACCACGGTCGGGCAGATTGCGTTGACCTGCACGTTGTGTGGCGCCGCCTCGACCATCAGTGATTTGGTCAACGCATTCAGCCCTCCCTTGGAAGTGGCATAGGCCGCGTGATCCTGAAGGGCGATGACTCCGGTCTGGGATGAGATATTGATGATCTTTCCCATCTTGCGGGCCATCATCCCCGGCAACAAGGCTTGCGACAGGATAAAGGGCGCGGTCAGGTTAACGGCAATCGTGCGCATCCAGGCGTCAATGGGATAGTCCACCACAGGGCCGGTGACAGCGATTCCGGCCGAATTGACCAGGATGTCAATACGCTCATCGGCTGCCGCCAATGCCTTTCGCGCGACTTCTGCAGTGTCCGCGGCAAGGGCCAGATCCCCGGTTGTTGCCGTAAACCTGCGGCCTTTTGCGCGCACCACATCTGCCAATGCCGCCAACCTGTCCCGGTCTCGCCCGTGTCCAATGACATCGGCGCCGGCATCTGCAAAGACCTCGGCGATGGCATAACCGATCCCCGACGAGGCTCCAGTCACAAGGGCGGTGCGGCCTGTAAGAGAAAAACGGCTTTCCCAACACGACATGCTTTACTCCAGATTGGTGTGATTGGCGCGCATAGCCTCGGGCGCCAGGCCAAGCCGGTCTCGCAGATCAAGAACAAGCAATTCAAAGAACAGGAACATCAACGCTTCAAAAAGCGAGCCCATTGGCAGTATGGATCGTGCAGCAGCACCCTGATCTGATGCCATTGTTTGGGCAGGCAGATGGATCACCAGATCAGCGCCGCTCGGCACCGGTCCTTCCGGGGTCGCGGTGATGCACACCACGCGTGCGCCAGCCGCCCGCGCAACTTGTGCCAGAGCCGCAATGGTAGAGAACTCTCCTGGCCCTGCGCTAACGAACAGCAGATCGCCGGCACCCACCGGAGGGGTTGTCATGTCACCCGCCACATGGGCATCAAGCCCCAGATGGAAAAGCCGCATCGCCAGCGCCTTCATCATCAACCCTTCGCGGCCCACACCGTGGCAGACAATCCGCTTCGCCTCTGCCAACGTGGACGAAAGCCCGTCTATCTGGTCCAGAACAGGACCACTCAGACCTGGACGCAACTCGTCCAACACCAATTCTGCCAATTTGTCTCTGGACATTTCCATACCTCAGACGCCCTGCATTTTGATCTGGATCTTGACATCGGCCGGGCGCGCCTCAACTGCGCGATCAAACGCTTTGATGCTATCGGCAAATGCAAAGGTTTGTGAGATCAATGGTTTAAGATCGACCTTGCCCGACGCGAGGATTTCGATCGCACGGTCATACATGTTTGCATAGCGAAACACCGTTTCCATACGGATCTCTTTGGATTGCGCCAGCACGATGTCGACCGGAACCGGATCCACGGGCATGCCGACCCACACCACACAGCCCGCGGGGGCCACAGCCTCGAGGGCGGTTTGCACCGACTTTGCTGCGCCAGCACACTCGAAGACCACATCTGCGCCCCATCCTGCCGTCCCGGCACGCACAACCTCCGCCACATCCACTTTGGTCACATTGATTGGATGAATATTGCCATACTGCGCAGCCACCGCCAGTTTTTCGTCAACCAGATCAGAGATATAGACCTTGGAACATCCTCCAGCCAAAGCCGCGAGCGCGACCATGATTCCAATTGGGCCAGCTCCTGTGACCAGAGCCGCGTCACCCGGCTTGATCCGGGCACGGGTTGCGGCCTGCATGCCGATTGCAAAGGGTTCAACCATCGCACCTTCGGCAAAACTGACATTGTCAGGCAATTTGTAGGTGAAGGCCGCGGGATGGACTACCGAAGGTGTCAGGCACCCGTGCACCGGTGGGGTCGCCCAAAAGCGCACATCGGGATCGACATTGTACACGCCGAGCTTGCTGGCTTTGGAGGCCATGTTGGGTATGCCCGGCTCCATGCAGACACGATCCCCGACGGCCAGATGCGACACCCCCTCCCCGAGTTCGGTCACCACGCCTGACGCCTCATGCCCAAGCACCATCGGGGCGTTGACCACAAACGGGCCAATCTTGCCATGGGTGTAGTAGTGCACATCACTGCCGCAGACACCGACGGTGTCAACAGCGATCCGCACGTCACCCCTGGCCAGGGTGCTTGACAGTTCGATTTCTCTCAGCGCCAGTTGGTTCTTCGCTTCCAAGACCAGTGCAATCGGCATGTCTCTCCCCGCTTTCCCGTTCTAATCTTTCGAGCCGCCGGCGTCGACCGACATGGTCTTTTCCAGCAACGCGCGCGCCGTATACTCGTCTGTCACCAACGTGTTCACAAAGCCGCGCAGCAGAGCAGCATTTATAACAGCCACCTTGTGCGGCCCTCCGGCGGCCAGAATAACGTTGGGTATCGTCATAAGATCGTCCAGCGAGACGCCGATGACGCGCTGGTTCACCGGGTGGTCGATGAGCGCACCGCTTTCATCGAGAACCAGCCCGATAATGTCGCCAACCCCGCCGAGTGCCCTGAGCTCTTCAACATCGATATCCTTGGGAAGGGCATCCCGGACCAAGAGCGAACTGAACAAGTCCCCGGTTGCCAATGCA
The DNA window shown above is from Hoeflea phototrophica DFL-43 and carries:
- the mtgA gene encoding monofunctional biosynthetic peptidoglycan transglycosylase codes for the protein MAKAKRTATETPRRKGSARNPRSWVRRGVGWLAFIVMAVLVLPYLLIPLYAWNQVRPVSTLMLAETASGRSYERQWVDFDSVAPVLVQSVMMSEDGQFCTHSGIDWEALNLVIDEALDGEATRGASTIAMQTAKNLFLPRTRSVVRKALEIPMAMWMDVVWSKRRLMEIYLNIAEWAPGVYGIEAAAQAYFGVPAAKLSARQSALLAVTLPNPIKRNAANPSRGMLRLAGIIEGRARQSGAYIKCLYD
- a CDS encoding cold-shock protein, translated to MQIGTVKFYNDQKGFGFIAPDDGSKDVFVHATALERAGMRGLAEGQKVSFDTAEDRRTGKTAVQNIQAA
- a CDS encoding MFS transporter produces the protein MSESSIAIRSLMTRERSAVSLIFLANGFLIGSWAPKIPEFASRLGLDESELGLMILCFGIGSLCAMALVGVAIARNGSQQVVRILAAIATPSLLVLTLAPSIWSAALVLFALGALIGGMDVAMNANAVEVEKQERRAIMSSCHGFWSLGGVLGAALGGLLISVFGVFTHSLLVSLLTAIMVAFAWPRVLADPTTAPADAAHHPKDPARPRGLSGLGATVWLTGIICLIMMTPEGAILDWGALYMRQELGASPAMSGLAFGAFSAAMAMMRFMGDLVRDRFGAVRTFRVSSLLAILGLSLAGMAPSPAWAIAGFAITGLGLANTVPIAFSAAGNLPGLPRGLAISVVTFMGYSGILFAPSIIGFIAEHTGFAVIYLSLTVLIALAIGFSGITRHADRPTGS
- the rpmF gene encoding 50S ribosomal protein L32, with the translated sequence MAVPKRKTTPSKRGMRRSADAIKAPTYVEDKNSGELRRPHHIDLKTGMYRGRQVLTPKESA
- a CDS encoding polyprenyl synthetase family protein, whose amino-acid sequence is MEKSVSDTFAIRLDSAAAQVAAALEALLGEAPLDGEIARPAHLILAMRHGVLNGGKRLRPFLVIETARMLGAPEDAALRVAAALECIHCYSLVHDDLPAMDDDDLRRGQPTVHIAFDEATAILAGDALLTLAFDVISAPETDLPADARLRLVNALSRAAGVGGMVGGQALDLAAERVSPDEAGIVKLQAMKTGALLRFACAAGAIAAGCDDAIVARVTRFGEIIGLAFQLADDLLDVTSDAATLGKAAGKDAARGKGTLVSLHGAPVAKQKLAALVDEAEAVLAPFGDAADTLRQAAGFIATREK
- a CDS encoding glutathione S-transferase family protein is translated as MPDPILYIGNKNYSSWSFRPWIGMRATGIAFEERLVPFDMENGNPDFQTFSPTGKVPVLVDGDLTIWESLAILDHAARLYPQSHLWPENTAFRSQAMAMSSEMVSSFMALRSACPMNMRRERKPIEVTPAIAKDVNRIQSLWSSSLEKSGGPFLFGTFSIADAMFAPVVNRLDVYAFETMPEVRAYMDTMKALPAWQEWETAGRAEPWVVAEDEA
- a CDS encoding fatty acid desaturase, with protein sequence MATGSARDWVRRLQPYRQPDNRRSAFETVLTLSLLIGLWVLMWYALSFSVVLALMLSIPAALMMVRLFIIQHDCGHGSMFTTAKWNDRIGRALGVLTLTPYDYWRRSHAIHHAGSGNLDRRGVGDIDTLTVKEYLALSRFGRLKYRLYRHPLVMFGLGPAFIFMLEHRLPVAALKDGVMSWTSVMVTNLAIAAMWIGLGFLVGFKAFLIIHLPIMLIGASIGVWMFYVQHQFNPTEWDHAPEWEREHSALHGSSFYDLPKPLMWVTGNIGIHHVHHLSSRIPFYRLPQVLRDFPELAEIGRLTIWQSFRCVPLALWDEDRRRLVSFRMLRERVAAPAAAAA